Sequence from the Prosthecobacter debontii genome:
TTTAATTAGGGCATCAAGAGTCCGTTCTATCTCTCCATCATCTGGGTATGGCTCTCGTTGTAAGTTCCATTTTAAATCTTTGGATCCGTCTTTCAATGACAATTTTCCTTTTGTCCAGCTTTGGATGGCCGCAAGTATTTCTGCTCGATCAGCAGCTGTTGGACCATATACATTTATATATAATCCTAGCGGATCAATTGCATCCAGCGGCCCGTTCCCCGCATACCCATACAAATTAATTCCGCCAACCTCCTGAATGGGATCCTCACTGATCCAGCGGCCAGTCACCGAGTCATAAGCACGGTAGGGAGCTAGGTGGAGATCACTTTTCTCATGGTAATAGTGACCCGTGTAACGGAAGTCCGAACTGTGCGGGTAAAGATAAGGCAGTCCCAGATAGGTGGCTGCCAAGTAGTTTTCTACGGCCAGACGGTTGGCCGTGCTCAGAGCACCGATTCATACCACTACCTCCGCAATGTCTCCATGAAAGA
This genomic interval carries:
- a CDS encoding RHS repeat-associated core domain-containing protein is translated as MAATYLGLPYLYPHSSDFRYTGHYYHEKSDLHLAPYRAYDSVTGRWISEDPIQEVGGINLYGYAGNGPLDAIDPLGLYINVYGPTAADRAEILAAIQSWTKGKLSLKDGSKDLKWNLQREPYPDDGEIERTLDALIKSDKPYIITRTGEMAFSQGGTFQPANGGGGTIMIEPSDFWGTYESAVGPQAPNLGMILAHELLGRAKVDLDGGKHSNEFAFKKANAACERMGIPLRIRY